The following are from one region of the Thermoplasmata archaeon genome:
- a CDS encoding Lrp/AsnC ligand binding domain-containing protein, translating to MLAYLLIKTTPKSEHKLPAMLSSIKNVKDIYEVYGKYDIVVKIEAKNIKELQKIVFEKVKKLPGLQSCTVCQVCQIGKF from the coding sequence ATGCTGGCATATCTTCTGATAAAAACAACGCCAAAATCAGAACACAAGCTGCCTGCGATGCTGAGTAGTATTAAGAATGTAAAGGATATCTACGAAGTTTACGGAAAATACGACATTGTGGTGAAGATAGAAGCTAAAAATATAAAAGAACTCCAGAAAATTGTGTTTGAGAAGGTTAAGAAATTGCCTGGCCTTCAATCCTGCACAGTATGTCAGGTCTGCCAGATAGGTAAATTTTAA